One Desulfobulbus propionicus DSM 2032 DNA segment encodes these proteins:
- a CDS encoding DUF4139 domain-containing protein, with product MKHLVFSVATLLLCASQGLALAAPEITVSAQDQQAVSVTIYNKNLALVKDRRHVVIPQGVHTLAFREVSARIKPETVLLHSGDLRILEQNFEYDLLTPHSLLHKYVGREVSLVKRHPATGEDQMVPAKVLSAGDGVVLQVGDRIETEAVGRLVYPDVPANLRDRPTLTMLVDSTTPGEREAELSYLTGGLSWQADYVAELNAADSQLNLSGWVTLTNESGARYPRARLQLVAGDVNVVQRDIEARAMTKDALPMAMAPAPQAMTEEALFDYHLYSLDRPTDIGEKQKKQVALLQADGVACRKEYLLAGHDYYYTAQAGEIGRKMKVGVFIELINDTASGLGMPIPGGIVRVYKKDGSGFLQFVGEDKVDHTPEKETLRLHLGDAFDVTADKRQTDFKKIEGGGRYNYAFESAYSLQLNNAKDEQVTVKVREPMPGDWRILDESLPHRKESANTASWQVTVPPKGKTALTYRVRITY from the coding sequence ATGAAGCATCTCGTTTTTTCTGTTGCCACCCTGTTGCTCTGCGCCAGTCAAGGGCTGGCCCTGGCCGCGCCTGAAATCACGGTATCCGCCCAAGACCAGCAGGCCGTCAGCGTGACCATCTACAATAAAAATCTTGCCTTGGTGAAGGACCGTCGACACGTGGTGATCCCCCAGGGGGTCCACACCCTCGCCTTCCGCGAGGTCAGCGCACGGATCAAACCGGAAACCGTCTTGCTCCACAGCGGCGACCTCCGCATTCTTGAGCAGAATTTCGAGTACGATCTTTTGACGCCCCACTCCCTGCTACATAAATATGTGGGACGCGAAGTCTCCTTGGTCAAGCGACACCCCGCCACCGGCGAAGACCAGATGGTGCCGGCCAAGGTGTTGAGTGCCGGGGATGGCGTGGTGCTGCAGGTTGGTGATCGCATCGAAACAGAGGCTGTCGGCAGGTTGGTCTATCCGGATGTTCCCGCCAACTTGCGCGATCGTCCGACCTTGACCATGCTGGTGGACAGCACCACACCAGGGGAGAGGGAGGCGGAGCTCTCCTATCTCACTGGCGGTCTTTCCTGGCAGGCGGACTATGTGGCCGAATTGAATGCGGCGGACAGCCAACTCAATCTCTCCGGCTGGGTCACCTTGACCAACGAAAGCGGGGCACGCTATCCCCGCGCTCGGTTGCAGCTCGTGGCTGGCGACGTCAACGTGGTCCAGCGAGACATCGAAGCCCGGGCCATGACCAAGGACGCCCTACCCATGGCCATGGCGCCCGCCCCCCAAGCCATGACGGAAGAGGCGCTCTTTGACTATCATCTCTACTCGCTTGATCGCCCGACCGATATTGGCGAAAAACAGAAAAAACAGGTGGCCCTCTTGCAGGCAGACGGGGTTGCGTGCCGCAAGGAATACCTGCTCGCGGGACATGACTATTACTACACGGCACAGGCAGGAGAAATTGGCCGCAAAATGAAGGTGGGTGTGTTTATCGAACTCATCAACGACACGGCATCCGGACTGGGCATGCCCATTCCCGGAGGAATTGTCCGCGTGTACAAAAAAGACGGCAGCGGCTTTCTCCAGTTTGTCGGTGAGGACAAGGTGGATCACACGCCGGAAAAGGAAACCTTGCGCCTGCATCTTGGCGACGCCTTTGATGTGACCGCCGATAAGCGGCAGACCGATTTCAAAAAAATCGAAGGCGGCGGCCGCTACAATTACGCCTTTGAAAGCGCCTACAGCCTCCAACTCAACAACGCGAAAGACGAACAGGTCACGGTCAAGGTCCGGGAACCGATGCCCGGTGATTGGCGGATCCTCGACGAATCCCTGCCGCATCGCAAGGAATCGGCCAACACCGCCTCCTGGCAGGTGACCGTTCCACCCAAGGGGAAGACAGCCCTCACCTATCGGGTCCGGATCACCTATTGA
- a CDS encoding type IV pilus assembly PilZ, producing the protein MEQAMKADTPVARERRQHKRYRIKNDTLVFFGMDTGTIVDVGLGGLAVHLVAFEYDIPLPRHLDIFQAQSRFYLPNVPVSLVNEVQTLPNSMFSTLRVKRLCMQFGPLSNKQQSQLNDFISRNTVAES; encoded by the coding sequence ATGGAACAGGCGATGAAGGCGGACACTCCCGTCGCCAGAGAACGACGCCAGCACAAACGATACCGCATCAAGAACGACACCTTGGTGTTTTTCGGCATGGACACCGGCACCATTGTCGATGTCGGTCTCGGGGGACTCGCCGTCCATCTTGTCGCCTTTGAATACGATATACCCCTGCCGCGCCATCTCGATATTTTCCAGGCGCAATCCCGTTTTTACCTGCCCAACGTCCCCGTTTCCCTGGTCAATGAAGTACAGACCCTGCCCAATTCCATGTTCAGCACCCTGCGGGTCAAACGACTGTGCATGCAGTTCGGACCTCTGTCCAACAAACAACAAAGCCAACTCAACGACTTCATCAGCCGCAATACCGTCGCCGAAAGCTAA
- the polA gene encoding DNA polymerase I: MTTPELYLIDGSAYIYRAYHAIKPLSNSHGLPTHAIFGFTAILRRLIKERNPRYLAVAFDTKGPVFRHRLYGQYKANRPPMPEDLIPQIPYIRKMVAAYRILNLEHEDQEADDLIASVAKKMAGQGYRVVIVSGDKDLLQLVSPGITLWDPMNDRVMDEAAVEEKYGLPPSLLLDYFALTGDSSDNIPGVPGVGPKSAQKLIAEHRSLEGLYAVVASLKPSKIIQQIRDNRDAAFLSRELVRLNTSAETPGDLEQYRLPEPDIEALRALLLELEFHSLLKEETRPARIDTSRFHLVRHQEQLAALAERLAGASLVAVDTETDSLDPLKARLVGVSLCTEDGEAWYLPCGHRDEAGELVAGQLPLDRLIEFLRPVLEHPGTTKIGHNLKFDLAVLSAPCNGGIQLACPLHDTMIGAWLLAPDRRTYKLDDLCGEINLRMTSYEEVTHADKSEDAFCRVPLEAAKNYSCEDVYGALRLYQEQLPQLERADLLALLREVEGPLVPVLAAMEREGIRVDADKLARLSAEFDRRLRTDELSIYQAAGMSFNINSPKQLGEVLFEKLQLPKGRKTKTGWSTDVKVLENLSFDHELPALILQYRNLAKLKSTYVDKLASLRNPRTGRVHTSFNQCGTATGRLSSSSPNLQNIPIRTEEGRRIRSAFIAADGCLLLAADYSQIDLRVLAHYSQDRELIAAFQGGQDIHRRTAAEIFNVSPELVTAEMRRVAKTINFGIVYGMSSFGLSSQLHVSRKDAQLFIDRYFAHFSGIKDFMASTIQQAKKDGFVTTLLGRRRPLAEINSANRVQREFAERTAINTPIQGTAADIIKLAMLRIHRELLRRDFRARMLLQIHDELVLEVPETELDPVSRLLKDSMESAMPLRVPLVVQLRHGTSLDKDE; this comes from the coding sequence ATGACCACCCCTGAACTGTACCTGATCGATGGCAGCGCCTATATTTATCGCGCCTATCATGCCATCAAACCGCTCTCCAATTCGCATGGCCTGCCGACGCACGCTATTTTCGGCTTCACCGCCATCCTCCGCCGCCTGATCAAAGAACGCAATCCCCGCTATCTAGCGGTCGCCTTTGATACCAAGGGACCGGTCTTCCGCCACCGGCTCTACGGCCAATACAAAGCCAATCGACCGCCGATGCCCGAGGATCTGATCCCGCAGATCCCCTACATCCGCAAAATGGTCGCGGCCTATCGCATTCTCAACCTGGAACACGAGGATCAGGAGGCTGATGATCTGATCGCCTCGGTCGCAAAGAAGATGGCCGGACAGGGGTATCGGGTGGTGATCGTTTCCGGCGACAAGGATCTGCTCCAACTGGTATCGCCGGGCATCACCCTGTGGGATCCGATGAACGATCGAGTAATGGATGAAGCCGCGGTGGAGGAAAAGTACGGACTGCCTCCGTCCTTGCTGCTCGATTACTTCGCCCTGACCGGAGACAGTTCGGATAACATACCCGGCGTACCCGGCGTCGGCCCTAAATCGGCACAAAAACTGATTGCCGAGCATCGAAGCCTGGAAGGATTGTATGCGGTTGTTGCCAGCCTGAAACCTTCCAAAATCATCCAGCAAATCCGCGACAATCGAGACGCGGCCTTTCTGTCGCGGGAACTGGTGCGGCTCAACACCTCCGCCGAAACCCCTGGCGATCTTGAACAGTACCGCTTGCCCGAGCCCGACATCGAGGCACTGCGGGCCTTGCTGCTGGAACTGGAATTTCACTCCCTGCTCAAGGAAGAGACCAGACCGGCCCGCATCGATACTTCCCGTTTTCATTTGGTTCGGCACCAAGAACAGTTGGCGGCACTCGCTGAACGCCTTGCCGGGGCATCCCTGGTGGCTGTCGACACAGAAACCGACTCCCTGGATCCTCTCAAAGCCCGGCTTGTGGGGGTATCGCTTTGCACCGAGGACGGGGAGGCCTGGTACCTTCCCTGCGGCCATCGCGACGAGGCGGGTGAACTGGTTGCGGGCCAACTCCCCCTTGACCGGCTCATCGAATTTCTCCGCCCGGTGCTCGAACATCCCGGGACCACCAAAATCGGCCACAATCTGAAATTCGATCTGGCTGTCCTGTCCGCCCCCTGCAATGGCGGCATACAGCTGGCCTGTCCGCTCCACGACACCATGATCGGTGCCTGGCTGCTGGCTCCGGACCGGCGAACCTACAAACTCGACGATCTTTGCGGTGAGATTAACCTACGGATGACCAGTTACGAGGAAGTCACCCATGCCGATAAAAGCGAGGACGCCTTTTGTCGAGTTCCCTTGGAGGCCGCCAAGAACTATAGCTGCGAGGACGTATATGGGGCACTGCGGTTGTACCAGGAGCAGCTGCCGCAACTGGAACGGGCCGATCTGCTGGCGCTGCTTCGGGAGGTCGAAGGGCCGCTGGTCCCCGTGCTGGCCGCCATGGAGCGAGAAGGGATCCGGGTCGATGCGGATAAACTCGCCCGCCTCTCAGCCGAATTCGACCGCCGCCTGCGCACCGATGAACTGTCCATTTACCAGGCCGCCGGCATGTCCTTCAACATCAACTCCCCCAAGCAGTTGGGCGAAGTCCTGTTCGAGAAATTGCAACTCCCCAAGGGACGCAAAACCAAAACCGGCTGGTCCACCGACGTCAAGGTCCTGGAAAACCTCAGTTTCGACCATGAACTGCCGGCATTGATCCTTCAGTATCGCAATCTGGCCAAACTCAAATCGACCTATGTCGACAAACTGGCGAGCCTGCGCAATCCTCGCACCGGCCGGGTCCATACCTCGTTCAATCAGTGTGGCACCGCCACAGGACGCCTCAGTTCGAGCAGCCCCAATCTGCAGAATATTCCCATCCGCACCGAGGAGGGACGCCGCATCCGGTCGGCCTTTATCGCCGCCGACGGCTGCCTGTTGCTGGCCGCAGATTATTCGCAGATTGATCTGCGCGTGTTGGCCCATTACTCCCAGGATCGCGAATTGATCGCCGCCTTTCAAGGTGGTCAAGACATTCATCGGCGCACGGCGGCAGAGATCTTCAACGTCTCCCCCGAGCTGGTCACCGCCGAGATGCGGCGAGTGGCCAAAACCATCAATTTCGGCATTGTTTACGGCATGTCCAGCTTTGGTCTGTCCAGTCAGCTGCACGTCAGTCGCAAGGATGCCCAGCTCTTTATCGATCGTTATTTCGCCCATTTTTCCGGAATAAAGGATTTCATGGCGTCAACGATCCAACAAGCTAAAAAGGATGGCTTCGTCACCACCCTGCTCGGTCGCCGCCGCCCGCTCGCCGAGATCAACAGCGCCAATCGCGTGCAGCGCGAGTTCGCCGAACGGACCGCCATCAACACCCCTATTCAAGGCACGGCCGCCGACATTATTAAACTGGCCATGCTGCGGATACATCGTGAACTGCTGCGACGCGATTTCCGCGCCCGCATGTTGCTGCAAATTCATGATGAATTGGTCCTCGAGGTGCCGGAAACCGAGCTGGATCCCGTCTCTCGCCTGCTGAAGGACTCCATGGAATCGGCCATGCCCCTCCGGGTACCGCTGGTGGTGCAACTGCGCCACGGCACGAGCCTCGACAAGGACGAGTAA
- a CDS encoding HPF/RaiA family ribosome-associated protein: MELKIEAKNLDIRKSWQEKIEEERNKLIRHYANFVLHLRVTIEATPGYKEGGYEVRLVASVPNDTVAVKRWGESVRSLLTEAFDVLGAQLKEIVKKKQNHKSAKLPGATVDNNALGIIRKLVPDEAYGFIVTDDKLDVFFHANALKDVTINDLAEGDEVLFAMEEGDKGLQATWVRVGQA, translated from the coding sequence ATGGAACTGAAAATCGAAGCTAAAAATCTTGATATCCGCAAGAGCTGGCAGGAAAAAATAGAGGAAGAACGCAATAAGCTCATTCGACATTATGCCAATTTCGTTCTCCACCTGCGCGTGACCATCGAAGCCACCCCAGGCTACAAAGAAGGGGGATACGAGGTCCGCCTGGTAGCCTCCGTGCCCAACGATACCGTGGCGGTCAAGCGATGGGGCGAAAGTGTTCGCAGCCTGCTGACCGAAGCCTTTGACGTTCTGGGCGCACAGTTGAAAGAAATCGTCAAGAAAAAGCAAAATCACAAGAGCGCTAAACTCCCGGGTGCCACGGTTGACAACAACGCCTTGGGGATCATCCGCAAACTGGTTCCGGATGAAGCGTACGGGTTCATCGTCACCGATGACAAGCTCGATGTGTTCTTTCATGCCAATGCCCTCAAGGATGTCACCATTAACGACCTCGCCGAGGGCGACGAAGTGCTGTTCGCCATGGAAGAAGGCGACAAGGGCTTGCAGGCCACCTGGGTGCGAGTAGGGCAAGCCTAG
- the hemH gene encoding ferrochelatase — MNTQDKIGVLLLNLGGPERLEDVRPFLFNLFSDRQIIRLGPAFLQKTIARIIAHRRAPKSMANYQRIGGGSPIRLRTEEQAAALERALQGDGSFVVRPCMRYWHPFADEALREMAAAKVDRLIALPLYPHYSIATTGSSLTDLRRTLARMGLRLPVREIDSWPIEPQYVASLVARIKEGVGGFAGQPVQVVYSAHSLPVQFIREGDPYVRHLEQTIRAVEEATGVPGRLCYQSRSGPVEWLGPALPEVIEELAKQGCINMLVVPISFVSDHVETLYEIDIQYREMAEGLGIRFAATRALNDDPSFIAALRSLVLANLAV, encoded by the coding sequence ATGAATACTCAAGACAAAATAGGTGTTTTGCTGTTGAACCTCGGCGGTCCCGAGCGGCTTGAGGATGTGCGGCCCTTTCTGTTCAATCTGTTTTCCGATCGGCAGATCATTCGGCTGGGGCCCGCTTTTCTGCAGAAAACCATCGCTCGGATCATTGCCCATCGACGCGCTCCGAAAAGCATGGCCAACTACCAGCGTATCGGCGGTGGTTCACCCATCCGGCTGAGGACCGAGGAGCAGGCGGCGGCCTTGGAGCGCGCCCTGCAAGGGGACGGCTCCTTTGTGGTCCGGCCGTGCATGCGCTATTGGCACCCCTTTGCCGATGAGGCGTTGCGGGAGATGGCTGCCGCCAAGGTTGACCGGCTCATCGCCCTGCCGCTCTACCCTCATTACTCGATCGCCACCACTGGTTCGTCATTGACCGATCTGCGCCGGACTCTCGCTCGCATGGGGCTACGCCTTCCGGTTCGGGAAATTGATTCCTGGCCCATTGAGCCACAGTACGTTGCCTCCTTGGTCGCGCGGATCAAAGAGGGCGTGGGGGGCTTTGCCGGCCAACCCGTGCAGGTGGTCTACAGCGCCCACAGCCTGCCGGTGCAGTTCATCCGCGAAGGCGATCCCTATGTGCGTCATCTGGAACAAACGATTCGGGCCGTGGAAGAGGCGACCGGAGTTCCCGGGCGGCTGTGCTACCAGAGCCGCAGCGGTCCGGTGGAGTGGCTTGGTCCGGCACTGCCTGAGGTGATCGAGGAATTGGCGAAGCAGGGATGCATCAACATGCTGGTGGTGCCGATTTCTTTTGTTTCCGATCACGTGGAAACACTCTACGAGATCGACATCCAATACCGGGAAATGGCCGAGGGGCTTGGC